A single window of Sphingobacterium sp. ML3W DNA harbors:
- a CDS encoding Gfo/Idh/MocA family oxidoreductase — protein sequence MNHYLSRRSFVKKSALAGGAVLFANSVLGNIQLAKPNERVNLACVGLGNRGGEIIKALYATGLCNIVALCDVDLGAKQTEEILSMFPDAPRFQDFRVMFDKMSNQIDAVSIGTPDFSHFAITMLALDLGKHVYVEKPMARTFHEVELMTNKARKTPKIVTQMGNQGHSEANYFQFKAWEDAGIIKDVTRIDAHMNMPRRWHGWNVNMKGFPAAETSPQTLDWELWQMQTMGHDYNKDFVNGQWRCWYDFGMGALGDWGAHILDTAHEFLNLGLPTEVSAVNLDGHNSYFFPMSSTLNFHFPKRKRMPAVDINWYDGLNNLPPIPEGYGVSGLDPNIPAPSTGKLEPAKLNPGKIIYSKDLMFKGGSHGSTLQIIPESKAKDMESKLPVVPVSPSNHFANFLKACKGEEKTRSPFEIAGPLSQVFCLGVIAQRLNAKLIFDPEKKEIVNNIFANALLAGPPPTRGWEQYYSM from the coding sequence ATGAATCATTATTTATCGCGCAGGAGTTTTGTAAAAAAATCAGCGTTAGCGGGTGGAGCGGTGTTATTCGCAAATAGTGTGTTGGGAAATATTCAATTGGCCAAGCCAAATGAACGCGTCAATTTGGCTTGTGTAGGTTTGGGAAATAGGGGAGGAGAGATCATTAAAGCCTTATATGCAACAGGGTTATGCAATATCGTTGCGCTTTGTGATGTTGATCTTGGTGCAAAACAGACAGAAGAGATTCTTTCGATGTTTCCTGACGCACCAAGGTTTCAAGATTTTAGGGTGATGTTTGATAAAATGTCCAATCAGATCGATGCTGTAAGTATCGGAACTCCTGATTTTTCTCATTTTGCCATCACCATGTTGGCATTGGATCTTGGTAAACACGTATATGTTGAAAAACCAATGGCCAGAACGTTTCATGAAGTAGAATTGATGACTAACAAGGCTAGGAAAACACCTAAGATAGTAACTCAAATGGGAAATCAAGGGCATTCGGAAGCCAATTATTTTCAATTTAAAGCATGGGAGGATGCTGGAATTATCAAAGATGTGACCCGTATAGATGCACATATGAATATGCCTCGTAGATGGCATGGCTGGAATGTCAATATGAAAGGATTTCCGGCAGCAGAAACAAGTCCACAGACACTAGATTGGGAACTTTGGCAGATGCAGACGATGGGACATGATTATAATAAGGATTTTGTCAATGGACAATGGCGCTGCTGGTATGATTTTGGTATGGGGGCTTTGGGGGATTGGGGAGCGCATATATTGGATACGGCACATGAGTTTCTAAATCTTGGACTACCTACTGAAGTGTCTGCTGTAAACCTGGATGGACATAATTCTTATTTCTTCCCGATGTCATCGACATTGAATTTTCATTTTCCAAAAAGAAAAAGGATGCCTGCTGTTGATATCAATTGGTATGATGGTCTAAACAATCTGCCGCCAATACCAGAGGGCTATGGGGTTTCGGGTTTGGATCCTAATATTCCGGCGCCAAGTACAGGAAAACTAGAACCTGCAAAATTGAATCCAGGGAAAATCATTTACAGTAAAGACCTCATGTTCAAGGGTGGTTCTCATGGAAGTACATTGCAAATCATCCCCGAATCTAAAGCTAAAGATATGGAGTCTAAGTTGCCAGTAGTACCCGTATCTCCATCCAACCATTTTGCTAATTTTCTAAAAGCCTGCAAGGGTGAAGAAAAAACTAGATCTCCATTTGAAATAGCGGGTCCATTAAGCCAAGTGTTTTGTTTGGGAGTTATCGCGCAACGGTTGAATGCGAAACTTATATTTGATCCGGAGAAGAAAGAAATCGTGAACAATATATTTGCCAATGCTTTATTGGCAGGCCCTCCGCCAACGCGAGGTTGGGAACAGTATTATAGCATGTAG
- a CDS encoding DUF72 domain-containing protein → MLSVLCVTYSHENCCIVMESVYYAGTSGILLPYKNKSYYPEKLQDKSRLAVCSLLFNSVEINSSFYHIPRAVTMLRWSHEVTDGFLFTFKLWKGITHAKGLAFEAADVARFMEAIAAVGEKKGCLLIQLPPSAHFDALLPLNRLLETIVGLPQSKGWRICVEFRHPSWYRAETMQLLDDYRFAMVLHDKNNKGINLQHTGANFIYLRFHGPGGDYRGSYDDAFLQEYSAYIKEWLSDGKDVFVYFNNTMGAAIANLNTLSAYVIEGDVR, encoded by the coding sequence ATGCTATCTGTCCTTTGTGTAACATATAGCCATGAGAATTGTTGTATAGTTATGGAATCTGTTTATTATGCTGGCACAAGTGGTATTCTTTTGCCATATAAGAACAAGAGTTATTATCCCGAAAAATTACAGGATAAAAGTAGGTTAGCGGTTTGTAGCCTCTTGTTCAATTCGGTAGAGATCAATAGTTCTTTTTATCATATACCGCGTGCAGTAACCATGCTACGGTGGTCGCACGAAGTGACCGATGGTTTTCTTTTCACCTTTAAATTGTGGAAAGGGATTACTCATGCCAAGGGGTTGGCCTTTGAAGCGGCGGATGTCGCGCGGTTTATGGAAGCTATCGCTGCTGTTGGAGAAAAGAAAGGATGCTTATTGATTCAATTGCCCCCATCGGCACATTTTGATGCGTTGTTGCCTTTGAATCGGCTGCTGGAGACGATCGTCGGTCTGCCGCAGAGCAAAGGCTGGAGAATCTGTGTGGAGTTTCGGCATCCATCATGGTATCGAGCAGAAACCATGCAACTGCTGGATGATTACCGTTTTGCCATGGTATTGCATGATAAGAATAATAAGGGAATCAACCTCCAGCATACCGGTGCAAATTTTATTTATCTCCGCTTTCACGGTCCTGGGGGTGATTACCGAGGGAGTTATGACGATGCTTTTCTACAAGAATATAGCGCATATATAAAGGAATGGCTCTCTGATGGTAAAGATGTTTTTGTTTACTTTAACAATACCATGGGAGCAGCTATTGCTAACCTAAACACCTTGTCGGCCTATGTGATAGAAGGTGATGTACGCTAG